A single genomic interval of Ruminococcus sp. NK3A76 harbors:
- a CDS encoding MFS transporter has translation MLITAGSDALRGVFLPQFRSSFSLSEPQAGRIIMISYIGNLLFLSVGGTLSDRMPRKRFIGGVLCIWTAALTMYVLTENYYVLLVCMIFSMGGSTMISTSVNVVTPLMFASPAMYVSIFNFLQGIGITASQNIGGRFADSLKGWHGANAIIVALAVISFALLMTLKLPDPEQKQQKPDPAAILKTPQSVLLILICGGYFISEHGLQNWLTSYGGEHLGLTVSKSAMYLSMFYGCMTVGRLILAPFIEKIGIFRCLIITSSVGAVLYTAGIILGRQGLILLGISGAAYSVLYPLLVMLIGSFFDPSCAGTATGFILSIATLFDIGFNAFFGSLVEGVGYGKAIFVLPVASAVMAALLIILKKTVKKSAEIR, from the coding sequence ATGCTGATAACAGCCGGGTCGGACGCTCTGCGAGGGGTGTTTTTGCCGCAGTTTCGCAGCAGCTTCTCGCTTTCCGAGCCGCAGGCAGGGCGCATAATCATGATAAGCTACATAGGCAACCTGCTTTTCCTCTCAGTCGGCGGCACGCTCTCTGACAGAATGCCGAGAAAGCGCTTTATCGGCGGCGTGCTGTGTATATGGACTGCGGCGCTGACTATGTATGTGCTCACCGAGAATTACTATGTGCTGCTTGTCTGCATGATATTCTCAATGGGCGGCTCAACTATGATATCCACCTCTGTCAATGTCGTAACACCGCTGATGTTTGCTTCCCCTGCTATGTATGTGAGCATATTCAACTTCCTTCAGGGCATCGGCATCACGGCTTCGCAGAATATCGGCGGTCGGTTCGCTGACAGCTTAAAGGGCTGGCACGGCGCTAATGCTATCATAGTCGCTCTTGCAGTTATCAGCTTTGCACTGCTTATGACCCTTAAGCTCCCCGACCCCGAGCAAAAGCAGCAAAAGCCCGACCCTGCAGCGATACTCAAAACACCTCAGAGCGTGCTGCTCATACTCATATGCGGCGGGTATTTCATATCCGAGCACGGCTTGCAGAACTGGCTTACCTCTTACGGCGGCGAGCATCTTGGGCTAACGGTCAGCAAATCGGCTATGTATCTTTCGATGTTCTACGGCTGCATGACCGTCGGCAGGCTGATACTTGCCCCCTTTATCGAGAAGATAGGCATTTTCCGCTGCCTTATCATCACATCGTCAGTCGGCGCTGTGCTCTACACGGCAGGCATCATTCTCGGCAGGCAGGGGCTTATTCTGCTCGGCATATCGGGTGCGGCTTACTCGGTGCTATATCCGCTGCTCGTAATGCTCATCGGCAGCTTTTTTGACCCCTCCTGCGCCGGCACTGCAACAGGCTTCATTCTCAGCATAGCAACGCTTTTTGACATAGGCTTCAACGCATTTTTCGGCTCGCTGGTCGAGGGTGTCGGCTACGGCAAAGCGATATTCGTGCTGCCTGTGGCGTCGGCAGTTATGGCGGCACTGCTTATTATCCTTAAAAAAACCGTCAAAAAGTCTGCTGAGATAAGATAA
- a CDS encoding zinc ribbon domain-containing protein produces the protein MAIICKNCGAELQDGTKFCGGCGAKVEEAPAAAAPVFCPSCGKELSPTAKFCNGCGTRVAAAPAPAPAPVPMPAPEPVIEQTQPVFEQPKPAFTEPPIQQPAFNPNPVPQAAYDQNPIPNGVPIQGAEKKGSMVAPIILIILILAVIAVDIFVLFPDKIFGSKDDDDESSSSKSSKSDDDEDDDEDEDDEDDDDDDAEENVAYVLDGRVILK, from the coding sequence ATGGCTATTATTTGTAAAAACTGCGGCGCAGAGCTCCAGGACGGAACAAAATTCTGCGGCGGCTGCGGCGCTAAGGTAGAAGAAGCTCCTGCTGCGGCAGCACCTGTTTTCTGCCCGAGCTGCGGAAAAGAGCTCTCACCTACTGCTAAATTCTGCAACGGCTGCGGCACAAGAGTTGCAGCAGCACCGGCTCCTGCACCGGCACCTGTTCCGATGCCTGCTCCCGAGCCTGTAATAGAGCAGACTCAGCCTGTGTTTGAGCAGCCTAAGCCTGCATTCACAGAGCCTCCGATACAGCAGCCTGCGTTCAACCCCAACCCCGTTCCCCAGGCAGCATATGACCAGAACCCCATACCTAACGGTGTGCCGATACAGGGTGCTGAGAAGAAGGGCAGCATGGTAGCCCCGATAATCCTTATAATACTTATTCTTGCAGTTATCGCTGTGGATATATTCGTGCTTTTCCCCGACAAGATATTCGGCTCGAAGGACGATGATGATGAAAGCAGCAGCAGCAAGTCCTCAAAGTCTGACGACGATGAAGACGATGACGAAGATGAAGACGATGAAGATGACGACGATGACGATGCTGAGGAAAATGTAGCTTACGTTCTCGACGGCAGAGTTATCCTTAAGTAA